From Scleropages formosus chromosome 25, fSclFor1.1, whole genome shotgun sequence, a single genomic window includes:
- the LOC114909473 gene encoding claudin-10-like, giving the protein MSTAVEVTGFVLCVAAWLLSGMALANDYWKVSSFSGSVITSARQYENLWHSCAESSTGITNCRDFESMLSLSAYMQACRALMIISMILGLIGVIASIMGLKCTKISSSADDTKAKMATTSGAIYILSGLCVLTAVSWYASRVVQDFNNPFYFDLKYEFGAGLYMGWGAAGLSMVGGAFLCCSFRRTMKGSANGVSARPPRRPRMTTVTGY; this is encoded by the exons ATGTCCACCGCCGTCGAGGTGACCGGCTTCGTGCTGTGTGTGGCCGCCTGGTTGCTCAGCGGCATGGCGCTTGCCAACGACTACTGGAAGGTGTCTTCGTTCTCGGGCAGTGTGATCACGTCGGCGCGGCAGTACGAGAACCTCTGGCACTCCTGCGCAGAGAGCAGCACCGGCATCACCAATTGCCGCGACTTCGAATCCATGCTCTCGCTGTCGG CCTACATGCAGGCGTGTCGTGCGCTCATGATCATCTCCATGATCCTCGGCCTCATCGGAGTCATCGCCTCCATCATGGGCCTGAAATGCACCAAGATCAGCTCAAGTGCCGATGACACCAAGGCCAAGATGGCCACGACCAGCGGCGCCATCTACATCTTGTCGG GCCTGTGTGTGCTGACGGCCGTGAGCTGGTACGCCTCCCGCGTCGTGCAGGACTTCAACAACCCGTTCTACTTCGACCTCAA GTACGAGTTCGGTGCCGGACTCTACATGGGCTGGGGAGCCGCGGGCCTCTCCATGGTGGGAGGAGCCTTCCTCTGCTGCTCCTTCAGAAGGACGATGAAGGGATCGGCGAACGGTGTGAGCGCCCGCCCCCCCCGCAGGCCGCGGATGACCACGGTGACCGGTTACTGA
- the LOC108926823 gene encoding interleukin-20 receptor subunit beta-like: MSRGPATGEEGADGGTGRDGTGQDMEPRVMPNGWSRFLLLQVLCSASHATPATGAGLLHPPSDVSVDSVNMKHRLTWRPPEVSCATVSYSVQFQGEFELRILNGSWEEVQACQRIGACVCDLSDHLASDSDYELRVRAECGGAVSRWARPAMPFNRKQTRLAPPALSIHTTGSSAQVHFPDLPPALHLFLTHWQRGDELRASTVWVSVEERPFLLSQLQEGATYCLRAQIQLPGSNRSASSDTHCFSIADSQFPGLEASIVCVATLVTMALLGGLLWCVSRVGRSLVHSCYPQEPLPAALDCIQHHVVLRLVVHPQQCETHNAVLLLWPAQLHTHSSPGKTGTECCRCSAECCAPLLSGGGGAILTEG; the protein is encoded by the exons ATGAGCCGGGGCCCAGCCACAGGAGAAGAAGGAGCGGATggggggacgggacgggacgggacgggacaggaCATGGAGCCGAGGGTGATGCCAAACGGGTGGTCCCGTTTCTTGCTGCTACAGGTTCTCTGCTCCGCGTCACATGCGACTCCAGCGACCG GTGCTGGGCTCCTGCACCCCCCATCGGACGTCTCTGTCGACTCAGTGAACATGAAGCACCGCCTCACGTGGCGCCCCCCAGAGGTCTCCTGTGCTACTGTGAGCTACTCGGTACAGTTCCAAGG GGAGTTCGAGCTGCGAATCCTCAACGGGAGCTGGGAGGAGGTGCAGGCATGTCAGCGCATCGGCGCATGCGTGTGCGACCTGAGCGACCACCTCGCCTCGGACTCCGACTACGAGCTGCGCGTGCGAGCTGAGTGCGGCGGCGCTGTGTCCCGGTGGGCACGTCCCGCCATGCCTTTCAACAGGAAGCAGA CGAGACTGGCCCCCCCAGCACTCAGCATCCACACGACGGGCTCCTCTGCTCAGGTTCACTTCCCTGACCTGCCGCCAGCGCTCCACCTGTTCCTCACACACTGGCAGAGAGGTGACGAGCTGCGG GCCTCCACAGTGTGGGTCTCGGTGGAAGAGCGGCCGTTCCTCCTGTCCCAGCTGCAGGAGGGCGCTACCTACTGTCTGCGTGCCCAAATACAGCTGCCTGGCAGCAACAGGAGCGCCtcctcagacacacactgcttttcCATTGCCG ACTCTCAGTTCCCCGGGCTGGAAGCCTCTATAGTGTGTGTGGCCACCTTGGTGACCATGGCCCTCCTCGGAGGACTGCTGTGGTGTGTGAGCCGAGTTGGTCGCTCTCTGGTTCACAGCTGCTACCCACAGGAGCCCCTCCCTGCTGCCCTG GATTGTATCCAGCACCATGTGGTCCTCCGCCTCGTGGTCCACCCACAGCAGTGCGAAACGCACAATGCCGTCCTCCTGCTATGGCCCGcccagctgcacacacacagctcacctgGCAAAACAGGTACAGAGTGCTGCCGGTGTTCAGCTGAATGCTGCGCACCTCTGCTgagtggtggaggaggagctaTTCTCACTGAAGGATGA
- the LOC114909499 gene encoding presenilins-associated rhomboid-like protein, mitochondrial encodes MAWRGCFLGRSRGGAVFCSVTRNGWTLFSQPRCTFRKAPKKAELRKGDGAEGDLAGPQLEAVTHEANPASFGRLLRPLVFTVGFTGGSFGAAAIWQYESLKARVQTYFDELRADWLEKLRPQKQGDVRKQVNQWWNGLSEGQRTVTGIIAANALVFCCWRLPSLQRSMVKYFTSNPASKALCSPMLLSTFSHFSLLHMAANMYVLWSFSSSIVSLLGREQFVAMYLSAGVISTFVSYVCKTATGRLGPSLGASGAIMAVLAAVCTKMPEAKLAIILLPMFTFTAGSALKAIVAMDTAGLVLGWRFFDHAAHLGGALFGIWYILYGHELIWKNREPLVKIWHNMRTKGPGGGRWLALEDVARVCVYVCTVSPMDELRLHL; translated from the exons ATGGCGTGGAGAGGCTGTTTTCTGGGCCGGAGCAGAGGAGGGGCGGTGTTTTGTTCCGTCACGAGAAACGG GTGGACGCTGTTCTCCCAGCCCAGGTGCACTTTCCGCAAGGCGCCCAAGAAGGCGGAACTCCGCAAGGGAGATGGGGCCGAGGGGGACCTCGCTGGACCCCAGCTGGAGGCCGTCACCCACGAGGCAAACCCCGCCTCCTTCGGCCGGCTGCTCAGGCCCCTCGTCTTCACCGTGGGG TTTACAGGCGGCTCCTTCGGCGCGGCCGCCATCTGGCAGTATGAGTCCCTGAAGGCGCGCGTCCAGACCTACTTCGACGAGCTGCGAGCCGATTGGCTGGAGAAGCTCCGCCCGCAGAAGCAGGGGGATGTGCGGAAGCAG GTCAACCAGTGGTGGAATGGCCTGAGCGAGGGCCAGCGCACGGTCACAG GGATCATCGCCGCAAATGCGCTCGTGTTCTGCTGCTGGCGGCTTCCTTCGCTCCAGCGCTCCATGGTGAAATACTTTACCTCGAACCCAGCCTCAA AGGCACTCTGCTCCCCCATGCTGCTCTCCACCTTCAGCCACTTCTCGCTTCTGCACATGGCAGCCAACATGTACGTGTTGTGGAGCTTCTCCTCCAGCATCGTGTCCCTCCTTGGGCGCGAGCAGTTTGTGGCCATGTACCTGTCAGCAG GCGTGATCTCCACATTTGTCAGCTACGTCTGCAAGACTGCTACGGGGCGCCTCGGCCCGTCTCTTGGAGCT TCCGGGGCCATCATGGCTGTACTGGCGGCCGTATGCACCAAAATGCCTGAAGCAAAGCTCGCCATTATCTTGCTACCAATGTTCACCTTCACCGCGGGCAGC GCACTGAAAGCCATTGTTGCCATGGATACCGCTGGCCTCGTATTGGGGTGGAGGTTCTTTGACCATGCCGCTCACCTCGGAGGAGCTCTGTTTGGAAT CTGGTACATCCTGTATGGCCATGAACTCATCTGGAAGAACCGGGAGCCACTGGTCAAGATCTGGCACAACATGCGCACAAAGGGTCCCGGAGGGGGGCGATGGCTCGCTCTAGAGGACGTGgcaagggtgtgtgtgtatgtgtgtacggTCTCTCCAATGGATGAGCTCAGACTCCATCTCTAG